From the Acidobacteriota bacterium genome, one window contains:
- a CDS encoding TetR/AcrR family transcriptional regulator → MKTKQVSTVSRPGRRERCAGPAARARIVATARDLFLRRGFLGTTADDIARELGISKATLYKTFRSKEEILRAVVRENMAEIQAGVEGRIGDASLGFVEKMASLLGFLADRISLFGPFLARDIQRRAPDIWQEIDEFRRDKILKNFRIVLGSGRREGIFRADVDLDLLLRVFLGLVQQFVTPDEVRRTGRSPAEILESIVKVFFQGILTDKGRLDLSARTPSLFEPRKESAL, encoded by the coding sequence GTGAAAACCAAACAAGTTTCCACAGTATCAAGACCGGGCCGGCGGGAAAGGTGCGCTGGGCCCGCGGCGCGGGCGAGGATCGTCGCGACGGCCCGGGACCTTTTTCTCCGGCGGGGCTTCCTGGGGACGACCGCCGACGACATCGCCAGGGAGCTCGGCATCAGCAAGGCCACGCTCTACAAAACCTTCCGCAGCAAGGAGGAGATCCTCAGGGCCGTCGTCCGCGAGAACATGGCCGAGATCCAGGCCGGCGTCGAGGGCCGGATCGGCGACGCCTCCCTGGGCTTCGTCGAGAAGATGGCCTCCCTCCTGGGCTTCCTGGCCGACCGGATCTCCCTGTTCGGTCCGTTCCTGGCCAGGGATATCCAGCGGAGGGCCCCCGACATCTGGCAGGAGATCGATGAATTCCGGCGGGACAAGATCCTCAAGAACTTCCGGATCGTCCTCGGATCCGGCCGCCGCGAGGGCATCTTCCGCGCCGACGTCGACCTCGATCTCCTCCTGCGGGTGTTCCTCGGCCTGGTCCAGCAGTTCGTCACCCCCGACGAGGTCCGCCGCACCGGCCGGTCGCCGGCGGAGATACTCGAGTCGATCGTCAAGGTCTTTTTCCAAGGCATCCTGACCGACAAGGGGCGGCTCGATCTCTCGGCCCGCACCCCGTCCCTGTTCGAGCCCCGAAAGGAGAGCGCATTATGA
- a CDS encoding efflux RND transporter periplasmic adaptor subunit: protein MRSKIMVLVLIPLAALACSGGRDKKAITASGTIEAIEVNVASRVSGQILSLAFDEGARVRPGDVLATIDHATADIQLRQAEAGVKLAEAQLALLVKGSRKEDIQQAEAALTQAEAGLHVASDDARRMRELAKTGSVTPKQKDDAEARLVVAGAQRTAAAETLNKARRLARPEEIQAAEARLAQAQAAADLLAKTIADCTITAPAGGIVTHKALEAGELVSPGATVVTISALDSVYVMIYLPEREVGRVRLGDAAEIEIDSYPGRPFPGRITYISPEAEFTPKNVQTKDDRIKLVFGVKVEIENRDGLLKPGLPADAVLRAADAGR from the coding sequence ATGAGATCGAAGATCATGGTCCTCGTCCTGATCCCGCTGGCCGCGCTGGCCTGCTCGGGGGGAAGGGACAAGAAGGCCATCACCGCCTCGGGCACGATCGAGGCCATCGAGGTCAACGTCGCTTCCAGGGTCTCCGGCCAGATCCTTTCCCTGGCCTTCGACGAGGGGGCCCGGGTCAGGCCGGGCGATGTCCTGGCCACGATCGATCACGCCACGGCCGACATCCAGCTGCGCCAGGCCGAGGCCGGCGTCAAGCTGGCCGAAGCCCAGCTCGCCCTCCTGGTCAAGGGTTCCCGCAAAGAGGACATCCAGCAGGCCGAGGCCGCCCTGACGCAGGCCGAAGCCGGCCTCCATGTGGCCTCCGACGACGCCAGGCGCATGCGCGAGCTGGCCAAGACCGGAAGCGTCACGCCTAAGCAAAAGGACGACGCCGAGGCCCGGCTCGTCGTCGCCGGGGCCCAGCGCACGGCTGCCGCCGAGACCCTGAACAAGGCCCGCCGGCTGGCCCGGCCCGAGGAGATCCAGGCCGCCGAAGCCCGCCTGGCCCAGGCCCAGGCGGCCGCGGACCTGCTGGCCAAAACGATCGCCGATTGCACCATCACGGCTCCCGCGGGCGGCATCGTCACCCACAAGGCCCTGGAGGCCGGCGAGCTCGTATCGCCGGGCGCGACCGTGGTCACCATCTCCGCGCTCGACAGCGTCTATGTCATGATCTACCTGCCCGAGCGGGAGGTCGGCCGGGTCCGCCTGGGGGACGCCGCCGAGATCGAGATCGACAGCTACCCCGGCCGGCCCTTCCCCGGCCGCATCACCTACATCTCGCCCGAGGCCGAGTTCACGCCCAAGAACGTCCAGACCAAGGATGACCGGATCAAGCTCGTCTTCGGGGTCAAGGTCGAGATCGAGAACCGGGATGGCCTGCTCAAGCCGGGCCTGCCCGCCGACGCGGTCCTCCGGGCCGCCGACGCCGGCCGTTAG
- a CDS encoding ABC transporter ATP-binding protein, with protein sequence MAALAVETHGLSRSFETVDAVRSLDLSIAEGEMFGLVGPDGAGKTTILRMLCGLLAPSSGRAAVLGRDVVKEAGALKSRVGYFSQRFSLYGDLTVDENIEFFAEIHGVGGFGPRREELLAFTRLTPFRGRLAERLSGGMKQKLALACALIHTPRIIFLDEPTTGVDAVSRRDFWKILSGLLRTGITIVMTTPYMDEAERCTRVGLLAGGRLLAADTPQALKGLMRGAVVEILCPEIRRAFAVLKDLPGVTEVQLFGDRLNAVVGDPDREIPRIESALAAAGITVAQRRVLAPSLENVFISVTQEGPPPGGEVPPSSLEGRSPQGTIPGGRS encoded by the coding sequence ATGGCCGCCCTGGCCGTCGAAACGCACGGTCTCTCCAGATCGTTCGAGACCGTGGACGCCGTCCGCTCCCTCGACCTCTCGATCGCGGAGGGGGAGATGTTCGGCCTCGTCGGCCCCGACGGCGCCGGCAAGACGACGATCCTCCGCATGCTCTGCGGCCTGCTCGCGCCGAGCTCGGGCCGGGCGGCGGTCCTTGGACGCGACGTCGTCAAAGAGGCCGGGGCGCTCAAGAGCCGGGTCGGCTATTTCTCGCAGAGGTTCAGCCTCTACGGCGACCTGACCGTGGACGAGAACATCGAGTTCTTCGCCGAGATCCACGGGGTCGGCGGATTCGGGCCCCGCCGCGAGGAGCTGCTGGCTTTCACCCGCCTGACGCCCTTCCGCGGCCGGCTGGCCGAGCGCCTCTCCGGCGGCATGAAACAGAAGCTGGCCCTGGCCTGCGCCCTCATCCACACGCCCCGCATCATCTTTCTCGACGAGCCGACCACCGGCGTCGACGCCGTCTCGCGCCGCGATTTCTGGAAGATCCTGTCCGGGCTCCTGCGGACCGGCATCACCATCGTCATGACGACGCCCTACATGGACGAGGCCGAGCGCTGCACCCGGGTCGGGCTGCTGGCCGGCGGCCGGCTGCTGGCGGCCGACACGCCGCAGGCGCTCAAAGGGCTCATGCGCGGCGCGGTCGTCGAGATCCTCTGTCCCGAGATCCGGCGCGCGTTCGCCGTGCTGAAGGACCTTCCCGGCGTCACCGAGGTCCAGCTCTTCGGCGACCGGCTGAACGCCGTCGTGGGCGACCCCGACCGCGAGATCCCCCGCATCGAGTCGGCCCTGGCCGCGGCCGGCATCACCGTCGCCCAACGGCGGGTTCTGGCGCCGTCGCTGGAGAACGTCTTCATCTCAGTCACCCAAGAGGGACCGCCTCCCGGGGGAGAGGTCCCGCCCAGCTCGCTGGAGGGACGATCCCCCCAGGGGACGATCCCCGGAGGCCGATCATGA
- a CDS encoding TolC family protein yields MTRKFIVIAAFLAFPLAGLAQTRSLTLDEAVAAGLDASPALHASRMRAESSAARAREVAAARLPAVRLGAGYTRLSEVPDFQVTLPISPNPIVVSQSYFNNWNLRLSVQQPVFTGFRLEAGARSARMLERSAGFDLAKDRSELVFAIKSAYWGLARALQYEAVVAETVGQVREHLKDVRAFFDQGLLVRNEVLRAEIQLSNADLAAIDARNGVEVAQTSLLNLIGLPVDTKIELATSAESQASRLPGDEAAARALLDMALAGRPEIKAAEFRIRASEAGLKAAKSGWYPQVSLAGNYYSMRPNSRYLPALNEFKDTWDISLSVSLDVWNWDQTRNQAAQARAQLAQARDARELLEDQAVLDVTQSRLALVQARRKTEVAAAAVGQADENLRLARDRFRHGVAVNTDVLDAEVFLLQARTAKVQAAIDLVLAQARLEKALGN; encoded by the coding sequence ATGACCAGGAAATTCATCGTTATCGCCGCGTTCTTGGCCTTCCCGCTGGCCGGCCTGGCCCAGACGCGCTCGCTCACCCTCGATGAGGCCGTCGCCGCGGGACTCGACGCGAGCCCGGCCCTTCACGCCTCCAGGATGAGGGCCGAATCGTCGGCCGCCCGGGCCCGCGAGGTCGCCGCCGCCCGCCTGCCCGCGGTCCGGCTGGGCGCCGGCTACACGCGCTTGAGCGAGGTGCCGGACTTCCAGGTGACGCTGCCCATCTCGCCGAACCCGATCGTGGTCTCCCAGAGCTACTTCAACAACTGGAACCTGCGCCTCTCGGTCCAGCAGCCGGTCTTCACCGGCTTCCGGCTCGAGGCCGGCGCCAGGTCGGCCCGGATGCTGGAGCGGTCGGCCGGCTTCGACCTGGCCAAGGACCGCTCGGAGCTCGTCTTCGCCATCAAGAGCGCCTACTGGGGCCTCGCCCGGGCCCTTCAGTACGAGGCCGTCGTGGCCGAGACCGTCGGCCAGGTCCGGGAGCACCTCAAGGACGTCCGGGCCTTTTTCGACCAGGGACTGCTGGTCAGGAACGAGGTCCTGCGGGCCGAGATACAGCTCTCGAACGCCGATCTGGCGGCCATCGACGCCCGGAACGGAGTCGAGGTCGCCCAGACCTCTCTCCTGAACCTGATCGGCCTGCCCGTCGACACGAAGATCGAGCTGGCCACCTCGGCCGAGAGCCAGGCTTCGCGCCTCCCCGGCGACGAGGCGGCCGCCCGGGCCCTGCTCGACATGGCCCTGGCCGGCCGGCCCGAGATCAAGGCGGCCGAGTTCCGCATCCGGGCCTCCGAGGCCGGGCTGAAGGCCGCCAAGTCCGGCTGGTACCCCCAGGTCTCGCTGGCCGGCAACTACTACTCCATGCGCCCGAACTCGCGTTATCTCCCGGCCCTGAACGAGTTCAAGGACACCTGGGACATCAGCCTGTCCGTCTCGCTCGACGTCTGGAACTGGGACCAGACCAGGAACCAGGCCGCCCAGGCCCGGGCCCAGCTGGCCCAGGCCCGCGACGCCCGGGAGCTCCTCGAGGACCAGGCCGTCCTGGATGTCACCCAGAGCCGGCTGGCCCTGGTCCAGGCCCGCCGCAAGACTGAGGTGGCGGCGGCCGCCGTCGGCCAGGCCGACGAGAACCTGCGCCTGGCCCGGGACCGTTTCCGCCATGGCGTGGCCGTCAACACCGACGTCCTGGACGCTGAGGTCTTCCTGCTCCAGGCCAGGACCGCCAAGGTCCAGGCGGCCATCGATCTCGTCCTGGCCCAGGCCCGCCTGGAAAAAGCGCTGGGGAACTAG
- a CDS encoding ABC transporter ATP-binding protein — MPAKAIEVKSLTKRFGAFTAVDAVSFSVERGEIFGFLGANGAGKSTTIRMLCALLDPTSGTASVGGFDIRREPERVKRSIGYMSQRFSLYDDLTVAENIRFFGGAYGLDRRAIESRMPWVLEMAGLRGREGSLTRTLSVGWKQRLALGCAVLHEPGIVFLDEPTGGVDPASRRRFWELINGLSERGITIFVTTHYMDEAEYCNDIRLMHAGRIVAGGSPTELKAAAIRHPILELACDRPVEAMEILQKEPWVVDTSIFGLSLHVGVGEEAEGRRLLADRLGRAGIAVQRVDRIRPSLEDVFIHEIETNAAPGPGAAGEAKP, encoded by the coding sequence ATGCCCGCCAAGGCCATCGAGGTCAAGTCGCTGACCAAGAGGTTCGGCGCCTTCACGGCGGTCGATGCGGTCTCGTTCTCCGTCGAGCGGGGGGAGATCTTCGGCTTCCTCGGGGCCAACGGGGCCGGCAAGTCGACGACCATCCGCATGCTCTGCGCCCTGCTCGATCCGACCTCGGGCACGGCCTCCGTCGGCGGCTTCGACATCCGGCGCGAGCCCGAGCGGGTCAAGCGCTCGATCGGCTACATGTCCCAGAGATTCTCGCTCTATGACGATCTGACCGTGGCCGAGAACATCCGCTTCTTCGGCGGCGCCTACGGCCTGGACCGCAGGGCCATCGAGTCCCGCATGCCCTGGGTACTGGAGATGGCCGGCCTGCGCGGCCGCGAGGGCAGCCTGACCCGAACGCTGTCGGTCGGCTGGAAGCAGCGCCTGGCCCTCGGCTGCGCCGTCCTGCACGAGCCCGGGATCGTTTTCCTCGACGAGCCCACCGGCGGAGTCGACCCGGCCTCGCGGCGTCGCTTCTGGGAGCTCATCAACGGCCTCTCGGAGCGGGGGATCACCATCTTCGTGACGACCCATTACATGGACGAGGCGGAGTACTGCAACGACATCCGGCTCATGCACGCCGGCCGGATTGTGGCCGGCGGCAGCCCCACCGAGCTCAAGGCCGCGGCCATCCGCCATCCCATCCTGGAACTGGCCTGCGATCGCCCGGTCGAGGCCATGGAGATCCTGCAGAAGGAACCCTGGGTGGTCGACACCTCGATCTTCGGGCTGTCCCTCCACGTCGGCGTCGGCGAGGAGGCCGAGGGCCGGCGGCTCCTGGCCGATCGGCTGGGGCGGGCCGGCATCGCGGTCCAGCGCGTCGACCGCATCAGGCCGTCCCTCGAGGACGTCTTCATCCACGAGATCGAGACGAACGCGGCCCCCGGGCCGGGCGCGGCGGGGGAGGCGAAGCCGTGA
- a CDS encoding ABC transporter permease: MKGPTFAGIRCMVKKEFRQIRRDTRSLGFMIFLPAFMLLMFGFALTLDVKHIALAVVDEDGSQASRELVEQFSTTEYFDLKAVLPATTAIDPLMARGDIKAALVIPPRFAEDLLAGRSPSVQVLVDGSNALSGTTAGGYIAAILQTYSQRITLETLARRGLGRLSVPIAAEVRVWYNPELRSSNFLIPGLIAFILMVIVTVSTASSVVREKERGTMDQLRISSLRSSDLIIGKMIPYALISLGAAHLVLLLSQILFGVGIKGSYPLLLLAMVLFVCGALGQGLFISSVTRTQQVAFLLAILTSMLPTFILSGFVFPVRNMPAVVQAVTYFVPARYFLAALRAIVLKDAGLAAIWQQILFLAGFALLMLGASAARMGRGEKEPRPRRGRARA, translated from the coding sequence GTGAAGGGGCCCACGTTCGCCGGCATCCGGTGCATGGTCAAGAAGGAGTTCCGGCAGATCCGCCGGGACACCCGCTCGCTGGGCTTCATGATCTTCCTGCCGGCCTTCATGCTCCTGATGTTCGGCTTCGCCCTGACCCTCGACGTCAAGCACATCGCCCTGGCGGTCGTCGACGAGGACGGCAGCCAGGCCAGCCGCGAGCTCGTCGAGCAGTTCAGCACCACCGAGTACTTCGACCTCAAGGCCGTCCTGCCCGCGACGACGGCCATCGATCCCCTGATGGCCCGGGGGGACATCAAGGCCGCCCTGGTCATCCCGCCCCGGTTTGCCGAGGACCTCCTGGCCGGCCGCAGCCCTTCGGTCCAGGTCCTGGTCGACGGATCGAACGCCCTGAGCGGCACCACGGCCGGGGGCTATATCGCCGCCATCCTCCAGACCTATTCCCAGAGGATCACGCTCGAGACCCTGGCCCGGCGGGGCCTGGGCCGGCTCTCGGTCCCGATCGCGGCCGAGGTCCGGGTCTGGTACAATCCAGAGCTCCGCAGCTCCAACTTCCTCATCCCCGGCCTGATCGCCTTCATCCTCATGGTCATCGTCACGGTCTCCACCGCCTCCTCCGTCGTCCGGGAGAAGGAGCGCGGCACCATGGACCAGCTGCGGATCTCGTCGCTCAGATCGTCGGATCTCATCATCGGCAAGATGATCCCCTACGCCCTGATCTCGCTCGGCGCGGCCCACCTGGTCCTCCTCTTGAGCCAGATCCTGTTCGGGGTCGGCATCAAAGGCAGCTATCCCTTGCTCCTCCTGGCCATGGTCCTGTTCGTCTGCGGCGCCCTGGGCCAGGGGCTGTTCATCTCGTCGGTGACCCGGACCCAGCAGGTGGCTTTCCTCCTGGCCATCCTGACGAGCATGCTGCCGACCTTCATCCTCTCGGGGTTCGTCTTTCCCGTCCGCAACATGCCCGCGGTCGTCCAGGCCGTCACCTACTTCGTGCCGGCCCGGTATTTTCTGGCCGCGCTGCGGGCCATCGTCCTCAAGGACGCCGGCCTGGCCGCGATCTGGCAGCAGATCCTGTTCCTGGCGGGCTTCGCTCTCCTGATGCTGGGGGCCAGCGCGGCCCGGATGGGACGCGGCGAAAAAGAGCCGCGGCCGCGGCGGGGGAGGGCTCGGGCATGA
- a CDS encoding ABC transporter permease, with the protein MKAILSIVHKEFLQLRRDRRLFPLLFLSPVLQLLLLGYAANLDVRNIPAVVCDQDGSAASREFIAGFLNSGYFSVRARVERLDEIDAYLDRGQASTAFVIPRGFGDDLAGGRPGKVMIIADGVESQTATIGVNYSTMIAKRYAQRLLLERFERVQGRGGIRPVQVEARVRVWYNPELKSRNFMIPGVLGLILMVMTIALASMGIVREKEAGTMEQLIVTPIRPYQLIVGKLLPFVLIGLVEAAFVMAVAAFWFVVPVRGSLGLILLACLAFMLNTLGFGLFISTISRTQQQAIFTAIFFIMPMIMLGGFVIPIESMPPFFQAVSRVIPTRYFFTMIRGLMIRGAGWPEIWDQMLPLVALGAFVLSMSIARFKKKLD; encoded by the coding sequence ATGAAGGCCATCCTGTCCATCGTTCACAAGGAGTTCCTGCAGCTCCGGCGCGACCGCCGGCTCTTCCCGCTCCTGTTCCTCTCGCCGGTCCTGCAGCTGCTCCTGCTGGGCTACGCCGCCAACCTCGACGTCCGCAACATCCCGGCGGTCGTCTGCGACCAGGACGGTTCGGCGGCCAGCCGCGAGTTCATCGCCGGCTTCCTCAACTCGGGCTATTTCTCGGTCCGGGCCCGGGTCGAGCGGCTGGACGAGATCGACGCCTACCTCGACCGGGGCCAGGCCTCAACCGCCTTCGTCATCCCCCGCGGCTTCGGCGACGACCTGGCGGGCGGCCGGCCGGGCAAGGTCATGATCATCGCCGACGGCGTCGAGAGCCAGACGGCCACGATCGGCGTCAACTACTCCACCATGATCGCCAAACGGTACGCTCAGCGCCTGCTTCTCGAGCGCTTCGAGCGGGTCCAGGGCCGGGGCGGGATCCGCCCGGTCCAGGTCGAGGCCCGGGTCCGGGTCTGGTACAACCCGGAGCTGAAGAGCCGGAACTTCATGATCCCCGGCGTCCTCGGCCTGATCCTGATGGTCATGACCATCGCGCTGGCCTCCATGGGCATCGTCCGCGAGAAGGAAGCCGGGACCATGGAACAGCTGATCGTCACCCCCATCCGGCCTTACCAGCTCATCGTCGGCAAGCTCCTGCCGTTCGTGCTCATCGGCCTCGTCGAGGCCGCGTTCGTCATGGCCGTGGCCGCGTTCTGGTTCGTCGTCCCGGTCCGGGGCAGCCTCGGGCTGATCCTCCTGGCCTGCCTGGCCTTCATGCTCAACACCCTGGGCTTCGGCCTGTTCATCTCGACCATCTCCCGGACCCAGCAGCAGGCCATATTCACGGCCATCTTCTTTATCATGCCGATGATCATGCTCGGCGGGTTCGTCATCCCGATCGAGAGCATGCCGCCGTTCTTCCAGGCCGTGTCCCGCGTCATCCCGACGCGCTACTTCTTCACCATGATCCGCGGCCTCATGATCCGCGGCGCCGGCTGGCCGGAGATCTGGGACCAGATGCTTCCGCTGGTCGCGCTCGGCGCCTTCGTCCTGAGCATGAGCATCGCCCGCTTTAAAAAGAAGCTCGATTAG
- a CDS encoding glycoside hydrolase family 95 protein, with translation MRARPVNLRRGRPRRSALRGAVPPAFAAFLLAALLGLGTCSADRPVPAGRAVARGQDRLWYRQPAADWNEALPVGNGRLGAMVFGCPDHERLQLNEETVWAGSPVDNNNPGALENLPLIRRALFEGRYAEASALAEKHLLGTPPRIRSYQPLGDLLIDLDGVRAGSGYERALDLRDGVASVVCETPEGARIEREVFSSAADDVLSVRITAGRGARMTGSIRLARSRDAVTKAVGWNRLVMSGRIMDKPDPLTGPGGAHMRFAAALEVLADGGRVSPAGEGLRVEGARGLTILLAAATDYDPALLACDPGLDPEARSAATLARAGRRSGGQLRARHVAEHRALYDRVALDLGGSPAAAALPADERLARVKAGGEDPALVALYFQYGRYLLMGSSRRPAALPANLQGIWNQDFEAAWNSDFHTNINLQMNYWPAEVANLSECVAPLAGFVGRLTVPGTATARKTYGARGWTLHHLTDPFGRTGVADGVWGVSPMAGPWLTFPLWDHYEFGADTAFLRDAAYPVMKGAAEFVADFLVPSPEGWLVTAPAHSPENAYIDPTTKKAESLTYAATIDVEIARALFENCIRAAGILGVDADFAARLKEIERRLPPLQVGKFGNLQEWIKDYDEAEPGHRHMSHMLALYPLAQITPETPELFEAARRTIARRLAHGGGQTGWSRAWIVSFYARLLEGETAYQNLLTLLRQSTMKNLFDTHPPFQIDGNFGGAAGIAEMLLQSHRGFIQVLPALPAAWAGGRFRGLCARGGFEIDASWASGRVVELHVRSRAGGRLRLADPFGGREVRVSGAEPAGALPRQGMIEIETRPGQEIVYSTTISSAKIQDLPPAP, from the coding sequence ATGAGAGCCCGGCCCGTTAACCTCCGCCGCGGACGGCCGCGGCGATCCGCCCTCCGGGGGGCCGTCCCTCCCGCGTTCGCGGCCTTCCTCCTGGCCGCCCTCCTGGGCCTCGGGACCTGCTCCGCCGACCGGCCCGTTCCGGCCGGGCGGGCGGTTGCCCGCGGGCAGGACCGGCTCTGGTACCGCCAGCCGGCCGCCGACTGGAACGAGGCCCTGCCGGTCGGGAACGGCCGGCTCGGAGCGATGGTCTTCGGCTGTCCGGACCACGAGAGGCTCCAGCTCAACGAGGAGACGGTCTGGGCGGGGAGCCCCGTCGACAACAACAACCCCGGGGCGCTCGAGAACCTGCCCCTGATCCGCCGGGCCCTGTTCGAAGGGCGTTATGCCGAGGCCTCGGCCCTGGCCGAAAAGCATCTGCTGGGCACGCCGCCGCGCATCCGGTCCTACCAGCCCCTCGGCGACCTGCTCATCGACCTGGATGGCGTCCGGGCCGGTTCCGGATACGAGCGGGCTCTGGATCTCCGGGACGGCGTCGCCTCCGTCGTCTGCGAAACGCCGGAAGGGGCGAGGATCGAGCGGGAGGTCTTTTCCTCGGCCGCGGACGACGTCCTGTCCGTGCGGATCACGGCCGGCCGCGGGGCGCGGATGACGGGCTCGATCCGCCTGGCGCGGTCCAGGGACGCCGTCACGAAGGCGGTCGGCTGGAACAGGCTCGTGATGTCAGGCCGGATCATGGACAAGCCCGATCCGCTGACCGGCCCCGGCGGCGCCCATATGCGCTTCGCGGCCGCGCTCGAGGTCCTCGCCGACGGCGGCCGGGTCAGCCCGGCGGGGGAGGGGCTCAGGGTCGAAGGCGCGCGGGGCCTGACCATCCTTCTCGCCGCGGCCACGGACTACGACCCGGCCCTCCTCGCCTGCGATCCCGGCCTCGATCCGGAGGCGAGATCGGCCGCGACCCTGGCCCGGGCAGGCAGGCGTTCCGGCGGGCAGCTGCGGGCCCGGCATGTCGCCGAGCACCGCGCGCTCTACGACCGGGTCGCTCTCGACCTCGGCGGCTCGCCGGCGGCGGCCGCGCTCCCGGCCGACGAGCGCCTGGCCCGGGTCAAGGCGGGCGGCGAGGACCCGGCCCTTGTTGCGCTCTATTTCCAGTACGGCCGCTACCTGCTCATGGGCTCGTCGCGGCGGCCGGCCGCGCTCCCGGCCAACCTCCAGGGCATCTGGAACCAGGATTTCGAGGCGGCCTGGAACTCCGACTTCCACACCAATATCAACCTGCAGATGAACTACTGGCCGGCCGAAGTGGCCAACCTCTCCGAATGCGTCGCTCCGCTCGCCGGCTTCGTCGGCCGCCTGACCGTCCCGGGGACGGCGACGGCCCGCAAGACCTACGGCGCCCGCGGCTGGACCCTCCACCACCTGACCGACCCCTTCGGCCGGACCGGCGTCGCCGACGGCGTCTGGGGCGTCTCGCCCATGGCCGGACCGTGGCTGACCTTCCCGCTCTGGGACCACTACGAGTTCGGCGCCGACACGGCCTTCCTCCGCGACGCGGCCTATCCTGTCATGAAGGGCGCGGCCGAGTTCGTGGCCGATTTCCTTGTCCCGTCGCCGGAGGGCTGGCTGGTCACAGCGCCAGCGCATTCGCCCGAGAACGCTTACATCGACCCGACGACGAAAAAGGCCGAGTCGCTGACCTACGCCGCGACGATCGACGTCGAGATCGCCCGGGCCCTGTTCGAGAACTGCATCCGGGCCGCCGGCATCCTGGGCGTCGACGCGGATTTCGCCGCCCGCCTGAAGGAGATCGAACGGCGGCTGCCGCCCCTCCAGGTCGGAAAGTTCGGCAACCTCCAGGAGTGGATCAAGGACTACGACGAAGCGGAGCCGGGGCACCGGCACATGTCCCACATGCTGGCCCTCTACCCCCTGGCCCAGATCACGCCGGAGACGCCCGAGCTCTTCGAGGCGGCCAGGCGGACGATCGCCCGGCGGCTCGCGCACGGCGGCGGCCAGACCGGCTGGAGCCGGGCCTGGATCGTCAGCTTCTACGCCCGGCTGCTCGAAGGCGAGACCGCCTATCAGAACCTGCTGACGCTCCTGCGCCAGTCCACGATGAAGAACCTCTTCGACACCCATCCGCCGTTCCAGATCGACGGGAACTTCGGCGGCGCGGCCGGCATCGCGGAGATGCTCCTGCAGTCCCACCGGGGCTTCATCCAGGTCCTGCCGGCTCTGCCGGCCGCCTGGGCCGGGGGGAGGTTCAGGGGGCTTTGCGCCCGGGGCGGGTTCGAGATCGACGCGTCATGGGCGTCCGGCCGGGTCGTCGAGCTCCATGTCCGCTCCAGGGCGGGGGGCCGGCTCCGTCTGGCCGATCCCTTCGGCGGGCGCGAGGTCCGTGTCTCCGGCGCGGAGCCGGCGGGCGCTCTGCCCCGTCAGGGCATGATCGAGATCGAGACGCGTCCTGGCCAGGAGATCGTCTATTCGACGACGATCTCGTCGGCGAAGATCCAGGACTTGCCGCCCGCGCCGTAG